A single Mercenaria mercenaria strain notata chromosome 9, MADL_Memer_1, whole genome shotgun sequence DNA region contains:
- the LOC123524887 gene encoding putative nuclease HARBI1 isoform X1: MSTNGTCVKMADIERRLRRIRNINRFIRVDRRFFKDRSNPLEVLSRDEVRERYRFFPETIVYICGLLDLARPTQRSQPLTALLTTLVSLHYFATNCHHIVTADLHGVSRSSVSRAVSQFTDQLCGRMQDFIPFPEDKQACQRQFFNIAGFPNVVGVVDGTQIRIQGPTEHEEDYVNRKGFHSINVQMICDARFMILDVVAKWPGSVHDSRIFRDSEVGGRLERGEIDGLLLGDSGYPCRKYLMTPYHAPQTHAQERFNESLCKTRVVVEQSFGVMKRRFPCLSYGLRVSPPRACKITVSCVILHNIGIQRNDIYARVVEVANQQPEVLYDGPGTGNHYRDFLANAFFA, encoded by the exons ATGTCAACAAATGGAACCTGTGTAAAGATGGCGGACATTGAAAGAAGGTTGAGAAGAATAAGGAATATAAACAGATTTATTAGAGTAgacagaagattttttaaagataggAGCAATCCGCTAGAGGTTTTAAGCAGAGATGAGGTTCGCGAGAGGTATAGGTTCTTTCCCGAGACCATTGTATATATCTGTGGACTCTTGGATCTGGCAAGACCAACGCAAAGGTCACAGCCTTTGACAGCACTATTAACAACTTTGGTTTCTCTACACTACTTTGCCACGAACTGCCACCATATAGTGACTGCAGACTTACATGGAGTTTCCAGATCCAGTGTCAGCAGAGCAGTGTCTCAGTTTACCGACCAACTATGCGGGAGAATGCAAGATTTTATTCCTTTTCCTGAAGACAAACAGGCATGTCAAAGACAGTTTTTTAATATTGCAG GATTTCCAAATGTAGTCGGGGTAGTGGACGGTACACAGATCCGGATTCAAGGGCCGACGGAACATGAAGAAGATTACGTAAACAGGAAAGGCTTCCACTCGATAAATGTTCAA ATGATATGTGACGCAAGATTCATGATTCTGGATGTTGTTGCAAAATGGCCCGGAAGTGTGCATGATTCAAGGATATTCCGAGACAGCGAAGTGGGCGGGCGATTAGAAAGAG GTGAGATCGACGGTTTGTTGCTGGGGGACTCTGGATATCCTTGCAGAAAATATTTGATGACCCCTTACCATGCTCCACAAACACATGCACAG GAAAGATTCAATGAAAGTCTTTGTAAGACAAGAGTGGTTGTGGAGCAGTCATTTGGTGTTATGAAAAGACGATTTCCATGTCTATCGTATGGTTTACGTGTGTCACCTCCAAGGGCATGTAAAATTACTGTATCATGTGTCATTTTGCATAACATCGGTATACAGAGGAATGACATCTATGCTAGAGTGGTGGAGGTAGCCAATCAGCAGCCAGAAGTTTTATACGATGGGCCAGGAACCGGAAATCATTACCGGGATTTTTTAGCTAATGCATTTTTTGCTTAA
- the LOC123524887 gene encoding putative nuclease HARBI1 isoform X2, translating to MSTNGTCVKMADIERRLRRIRNINRFIRVDRRFFKDRSNPLEVLSRDEVRERYRFFPETIVYICGLLDLARPTQRSQPLTALLTTLVSLHYFATNCHHIVTADLHGVSRSSVSRAVSQFTDQLCGRMQDFIPFPEDKQACQRQFFNIAGFPNVVGVVDGTQIRIQGPTEHEEDYVNRKGFHSINVQERFNESLCKTRVVVEQSFGVMKRRFPCLSYGLRVSPPRACKITVSCVILHNIGIQRNDIYARVVEVANQQPEVLYDGPGTGNHYRDFLANAFFA from the exons ATGTCAACAAATGGAACCTGTGTAAAGATGGCGGACATTGAAAGAAGGTTGAGAAGAATAAGGAATATAAACAGATTTATTAGAGTAgacagaagattttttaaagataggAGCAATCCGCTAGAGGTTTTAAGCAGAGATGAGGTTCGCGAGAGGTATAGGTTCTTTCCCGAGACCATTGTATATATCTGTGGACTCTTGGATCTGGCAAGACCAACGCAAAGGTCACAGCCTTTGACAGCACTATTAACAACTTTGGTTTCTCTACACTACTTTGCCACGAACTGCCACCATATAGTGACTGCAGACTTACATGGAGTTTCCAGATCCAGTGTCAGCAGAGCAGTGTCTCAGTTTACCGACCAACTATGCGGGAGAATGCAAGATTTTATTCCTTTTCCTGAAGACAAACAGGCATGTCAAAGACAGTTTTTTAATATTGCAG GATTTCCAAATGTAGTCGGGGTAGTGGACGGTACACAGATCCGGATTCAAGGGCCGACGGAACATGAAGAAGATTACGTAAACAGGAAAGGCTTCCACTCGATAAATGTTCAA GAAAGATTCAATGAAAGTCTTTGTAAGACAAGAGTGGTTGTGGAGCAGTCATTTGGTGTTATGAAAAGACGATTTCCATGTCTATCGTATGGTTTACGTGTGTCACCTCCAAGGGCATGTAAAATTACTGTATCATGTGTCATTTTGCATAACATCGGTATACAGAGGAATGACATCTATGCTAGAGTGGTGGAGGTAGCCAATCAGCAGCCAGAAGTTTTATACGATGGGCCAGGAACCGGAAATCATTACCGGGATTTTTTAGCTAATGCATTTTTTGCTTAA